One window from the genome of Parasteatoda tepidariorum isolate YZ-2023 chromosome 8, CAS_Ptep_4.0, whole genome shotgun sequence encodes:
- the LOC110282225 gene encoding protein zntA, producing MASPTDLSQNGPVQDQQNTISPLISESPMDAVVIIEDSNANLNAAVKEGCTPSKNILDISYPNTGKTYKKKKRKNRLKNTLKNTDCTDLESDAPPDNLIDKEDLDLNLINDIAIPFENMLIETLELLRNSANFKNLGHKVAQTLNKINDHHNQFKNKYLELKSKISNENTLFSVLSETTTEKIDTFAQDSKNQFPSIPFFNQNDSRDNNMDINFPDTLNQNCRGNNISFSKTKRFQTTPPSPTRINHTINDPNPEDDLTLQKKISKIPPIVIKDNNFNWKDFNKQLQDKDIKDYNAKNNGNYFAIKTKKTEDRCRIITILNEANIAHHTYSLPEERTFRVVVKKVPKEYSAEDVQYELAKVNSSVINVTQMYKRNHGNKIPMSTFVATLNKEIPSCKDIYNTCSICASI from the coding sequence ATGGCCTCACCTACTGATTTATCACAAAATGGTCCTGTTCAGGACCAGCAAAATACGATTTCACCTCTTATCTCCGAGAGTCCTATGGACGCGGTAGTTATTATTGAGGATTCAAATGCCAATCTAAACGCCGCTGTTAAAGAGGGATGTACcccttccaaaaatattttggatataAGCTATCCTAACACCGGCAAAACgtacaaaaagaaaaagcggaaaaatcgcCTCAAAAATACACTCAAAAATACAGATTGTACGGACTTAGAATCCGACGCCCCCCCTGACAACTTAATCGATAAGGAAGATTTAGATTTGAACCTTATTAATGATATCGCTATaccttttgaaaatatgttaatcgAAACCCTTGAGCTATTAAGAAATTccgctaattttaaaaatctaggtCATAAGGTTGCACAGactctgaataaaattaatgaccACCATAAccagttcaaaaataaatatctcgaACTCAAAAGCAAAATATCCAACGAAAATACCCTATTTAGTGTCCTCTCAGAAACCACCACGGAAAAAATTGATACTTTCGCCCAAGAtagtaaaaatcaatttccttCTATcccattttttaatcaaaatgactCACGTGATAACAATATGGACATAAACTTTCCTGATACTTTAAACCAGAATTGCAgaggaaataatatttctttttcaaaaacaaaaaggtTTCAGACAACACCACCATCCCCAACTAGGATAAATCATACTATTAATGACCCCAACCCAGAAGACGACTTAActcttcaaaagaaaatatccaaaataCCCCCCATCGTAATCAAGGACAACAATTTCAACTGGaaggattttaataaacaactcCAAGATAAGGATATAAAAGATTATAACGcaaaaaataatggtaattaCTTCGCTATAAAAACCAAGAAAACAGAAGACAGATGTCgcataataacaattttaaacgaAGCAAATATTGCTCATCACACATACAGCCTACCAGAAGAACGTACCTTTAGAGTCGTCGTCAAAAAAGTACCAAAAGAATATAGTGCAGAAGATGTACAATACGAATTAGCAAAAGTAAACTCTTCTGTTATTAACGTTACTCAAATGTATAAACGAAACCATGGTAACAAAATTCCTATGTCCACTTTTGTCGCAACCCTAAACAAGGAAATCCCCAGCTGTAAAGACATTTACAATACCTGTTCAATATGTGCATCAATATAG
- the LOC139426168 gene encoding protein zntA-like, producing MASPTDLSQNGPVQDQQNTISPLISESPMDAVVIIEDSNANLNAAVKEGCTPSKNISDISYPNTSKTYKKKKRKNRRKNTVQSTDEDCTDLESDAHTDNLIDKEDLDLNLINDIAIPFENMLIETLELLRNFANFKNLGHKVAQTLNKINDHHNQFKNKYLELKSKISNENTLFSVLSETTTEKIDTFAQDNKNQFPSIPFFDQNDSRDNNMDINFPDTLNQNCRGNNISFSKTKRFKTTPPSPTRINHIINDPNPEDDFTLQKKISKIPPIVIKDNNFNWKDFNKQLQDKDIKDYNARNNGDYFTIKTKKTEDRCRIMTILKEANIAHHTYSLPEERTFRVVVKKVPKEYSAEDVQ from the coding sequence ATGGCCTCACCTACTGATTTATCACAAAATGGTCCTGTTCAGGACCAGCAAAATACGATTTCACCTCTTATCTCCGAGAGTCCTATGGACGCGGTAGTTATTATTGAGGATTCAAATGCCAATCTAAACGCCGCTGTTAAAGAGGGATGCACCccttccaaaaatatttcagatataaGCTATCCTAACACCAGCAAAacgtataaaaagaaaaagcggaaaaatcgcCGCAAAAATACAGTTCAATCAACGGATGAAGATTGTACGGACTTAGAATCCGACGCCCACACTGACAACTTAATCGATAAGGAAGATTTAGATTTGAACCTTATTAATGATATCGCTATaccttttgaaaatatgttaatcgAAACCCTTGAGCTATTGAGAAATTtcgctaattttaaaaatctaggtCATAAGGTCGCACAGACcctgaataaaattaatgaccACCATAAccagttcaaaaataaatatctcgaACTCAAAAGCAAAATATCCAACGAAAATACCCTATTTAGTGTCCTCTCAGAAACCACCACGGAAAAAATTGATACTTTCGCccaagataataaaaatcaatttccttCTATCCCGTTTTTTGATCAAAATGACTCACGTGATAACAATATGGACATAAACTTTCCTGATACCTTAAACCAGAATTGCAgaggaaataatatttctttttcaaaaacaaaaaggtTCAAGACAACACCACCATCCCCAACTAGGataaatcatattattaatgaccccaatccagaagacgacttcactcttcaaaagaaaatatccaaaattCCCCCCATCGTAATCAAGGACAACAATTTCAACTGGAAGGATTTTAATAAACAGCTCCAAGATAAGGATATAAAAGATTATAACGCAAGAAATAATGGTGATTACTTCACTATAAAAACCAAGAAAACAGAAGACAGATGTCGcataatgacaattttaaaagaagcaaaTATTGCTCATCACACATACAGCCTACCAGAAGAACGTACCTTTAGAGTCGTCGTCAAAAAAGTACCAAAAGAATACAGTGCAGAAGATGTGCAATAA